In Carassius carassius chromosome 7, fCarCar2.1, whole genome shotgun sequence, one genomic interval encodes:
- the LOC132143539 gene encoding phosphopentomutase-like gives MENGQESTGDSRLDLAVTQWLQYDKNPKTAAAVRSMVKDRAMSELQKCFGARMEFGTAGLRAAMGPGVSCMNDLTIIQTTQGFCAYLEQCFTDLKQRGVVIGFDARAHPPSGGSSKRFACLAASVLISRGVPVCLFSDITPTPYVPFTVSHLGLCAGVMVTASHNPKQDNGYKVYWANGAQIIPPHDKGIAAAIEQNLEPWPKSWDTDGALQSSLLNDPYQDIHREYCKTIQQHCFHRELNKNSEVKIVHTSVHGVGHVFVQAAFKAFDLHPPYAVEQQKDPDPEFPTVKYPNPEEGEGVLTLSFALADKEGATVILANDPDADRLAIAEKQESGQWRVFSGNELGALLGWWIFQCWKLQKGEGKASIKDVYMLSSTVSSKILRAIAVKEGFHFEETLTGFKWMGNRARELMDQGKTVLFAFEEAIGYMCSPAVLDKDGVSAAAIAGEFVSYLASKKKTLSNQLRSIYEEYGYHISKNSYFICHNQDTIKQMFERLRNYAGENSYPKDCGGFAITAVRDLTTGYDSNQPDNKAILPTSKSSQMITFTFANGGVATIRTSGTEPKIKYYTELCAAPGNSDLNQLKTELDNLVDAIVEHFYQPEKNNLTPRPE, from the exons ATGGAGAACGGCCAGGAAAGCACAGGAGACAGTCGTCTGGATCTGGCCGTCACGCAGTGGCTGCAGTATGACAAG AATCCAAAGACGGCTGCTGCTGTGCGGTCTATGGTTAAGGATAGAGCCATGTCAGAGCTGCAGAAGTGTTTCGGGGCCCGTATGGAGTTTGGCACAGCGGGACTGAGAGCCGCCATGGGACCTGGAGTGTCCTGCATGAATGACCTCACCATCATACAGACCACGCAG GGTTTCTGTGCATACCTGGAGCAGTGTTTTACAGATCTGAAGCAGAGGGGGGTGGTGATCGGCTTTGATGCTCGCGCTCACCCTCCTAGTGGCGGCAGCAGTAAAAGATTCGCCTGTCTTGCTGCTTCTGTCTTGATCAGTCGAGGCGTCCCAGTCTGCCTCTTTAGTGACATCACACCCACTCCATATGTG CCTTTTACCGTATCACATCTGGGACTGTGTGCTGGTGTGATGGTAACAGCCTCTCATAATCCCAAACAAGATAATGGATACAAG GTGTACTGGGCAAATGGAGCTCAGATCATTCCTCCCCATGATAAGGGCATCGCTGCAGCTATTGAACAGAACCTTGAGCCGTGGCCTAAATCATGGGACACAGATGGAGCTCTTCAGAGTTCCCTACTCAATGACCCATACCAGGACATACACAGAGAGTACTGTAAAACCATACAACAGCACTGCTTTCACAG GGAGCTGAATAAGAATTCCGAGGTGAAGATTGTCCATACCTCAGTTCATGGGGTGGGCCATGTTTTTGTCCAGGCTGCCTTTAAGGCCTTTGATCTTCATCCTCCATATGCCGTGGAACAGCAGAAAGATCCTGACCCAGAGTTCCCCACCGTCAAATACCCCAACCCTGAGGAGGGAGAGGGAGTCTTG ACGTTGTCCTTCGCGCTTGCAGATAAAGAGGGAGCAACTGTTATACTGGCAAACGACCCTGATGCTGACCGACTAGCTATTGCAGAGAAACAGGAGAG TGGGCAGTGGAGGGTGTTCTCTGGGAATGAGTTGGGTGCTTTACTCGGCTGGTGGATTTTCCAGTGCTGGAAGCTGCAGAAAGGAGAGGGAAAAGCCTCCATTAAGGATGTGTACATGCTATCCAGCACAGTCTCTTCAAAAATCCTCCGTGCCATTGCTGTAAAAGAGGGCTTCCACTTTGAG GAAACTCTAACAGGCTTTAAATGGATGGGAAATAGAGCCAGAGAGCTTATGGACCAGGGAAAGACTGTTCTGTTTGCTTTTGAGGAAGCTATTG gttACATGTGTTCTCCTGCAGTTTTGGACAAGGATGGTGTGAGTGCGGCTGCCATCGCTGGCGAGTTTGTCTCTTACCTGGCTTCTAAAAAGAAAACTCTGTCCAATCAACTCCGATCCATTTATGAGGA GTACGGTTACCACATTTCCAAGAATTCCTACTTCATCTGTCACAACCAAGACACTATTAAACAGATGTTTGAGCGTCTTCGGAACTACGCCGGGGAGAATTCGTACCCTAAAGATTGTGGGGGTTTTGCCATCACAGCAGTGAGAGACCTCACGACTGGTTATGACAGCAACCAACCGGACAACAAGGCC ATTCTGCCCACCAGTAAAAGCAGTCAGATGATTACCTTCACCTTTGCTAATGGGGGCGTGGCTACAATAAGAACCAGCGGAACAGAGCCTAAAATCAAATATTACACCGAGCTCTGTGCTGCACCAGGAAACAG TGATCTTAACCAGCTGAAAACTGAACTGGATAACTTGGTTGATGCCATCGTGGAACACTTCTACCAACCAGAGAAAAACAACTTGACTCCTCGACCAGAGTGA
- the LOC132143546 gene encoding thymosin beta-b-like, translating to MADKPDIVEISQFDKTKLKKTETKEKNTLPTKETIEQEKKCEA from the exons ATGGCTGACAAACCAGATATCGTGGAGATCTCTCAGTTTGACAAGACCAAGCTGAAGAAGACCGAAACAAAAGAGAAGAACACTCTTCCAACTAAAGAGA CCATTGAACAGGAGAAAAAGTGTGAGGCATAA
- the slc25a51a gene encoding mitochondrial nicotinamide adenine dinucleotide transporter SLC25A51: MTSTDQDRESLQGQKHYLCGSISAFANIVITFPIHKALFRQQLFGVQMREAVRQLQRDGLHTLYRGILPPLLQKSSTIAIMFGLYEDFSRLLRLHASQAPVLLTDGIAAVLAGTAEAVFTPFERIQTLLQDPRHHGNFQNTAHIFRVLLQQHGIRELYRGLVPILLRNGPSNVFFFGLRGPMKELLPEAETKTGHLVNDFVCGGILGAGLGVVFYPLNVVKSHAQVQIGGEFQSCRVILANVLRARDGKVSRLFRGVHLNFQRSVFSWGIINATYELLLKIV, translated from the coding sequence ATGACCTCCACCGACCAAGACCGAGAGTCACTTCAGGGTCAGAAACACTACTTGTGtggttctatctcagcgttcgcCAACATTGTCATCACGTTTCCCATACACAAGGCACTGTTCCGCCAGCAGTTGTTCGGAGTGCAGATGAGGGAAGCTGTGCGCCAGCTCCAGAGGGATGGTTTGCACACGCTGTACCGCGGCATCCTGCCACCTTTACTGCAGAAAAGCAGCACTATAGCAATTATGTTTGGCCTCTATGAGGACTTCTCCAGGTTGTTGCGGCTACACGCTTCTCAAGCCCCCGTCCTGTTAACTGACGGCATCGCAGCAGTTTTGGCGGGAACAGCGGAAGCAGTCTTTACGCCTTTCGAGAGGATCCAAACTCTCCTGCAGGACCCGCGTCATCATGGAAACTTTCAGAACACCGCGCATATTTTTCGTGTTTTGCTTCAACAACACGGCATCCGAGAGCTTTACCGTGGCCTTGTTCCAATCCTACTCCGAAATGGCCCtagcaatgtttttttctttggctTGCGTGGACCGATGAAGGAACTGCTGCCCGAGGCCGAGACAAAGACAGGGCACTTGGTTAATGACTTTGTATGTGGAGGGATTCTGGGAGCGGGTCTCGGGGTGGTGTTTTACCCTCTGAATGTAGTTAAGTCTCACGCACAAGTACAGATTGGAGGGGAGTTTCAGTCCTGCAGGGTGATACTGGCAAACGTTTTGAGAGCGAGGGACGGGAAGGTGAGCCGTCTGTTTCGTGGCGTGCATTTGAACTTCCAGAGATCTGTTTTCTCATGGGGAATCATAAATGCTACATATGAACTTTTACTGAAAATAGTCTGA